AAAAGCTCGGCAGACTGTGTAAGGATGGCAGAAATGCCAATCGCAGAGAAAAGAGCGTGCACAAAAAGACCAAAGCAGATACCCAGACTGGTCATACAGCCATCTTTAAGCCCTGCGCGACTGGTATTACGGATCACCAGTGCGGTATCTAACCCGGGAGTCAATGTCAGTATGGTGATGGCGAGCAGAAACGCTTCGAAGTTTAGAATGTCCATATTGTTGAATAAAAATGTGAAACAGGCGTTGATCAATACTCTGATTTTTTCATTTGCGCAAGCCGCTTTCACATTAGCGATAACAATCGCAACCGCTTGTATACAATCGTTCTCATTTGTGGAGAATAATAGGCTTGGTTTTTGTTTACCCTTGGTTAACAAAACGAATGAAGTAAAGAGGAACCCTGCACTTAAAAACAGGTGTTTACGGAAAGAACAATAAATAATGAGTAGTCACATGAACGCATTTCAACAACTGGTCGAACATTCAAAGAAAGTGGCCAATTTTCAACATCTCTCCTCCATCATTGGCTGGGACCAAGCCGCGGTGATGCCGTCAGGCGGTGCTGAAGCTCGTTCCAACGCAATGGCTGAACTTGAAGTACACATCCACTCGCTCATGACACAGCCGCACCTCGCTGATTTGTTTGACCAAGCACAAGAGCTTCCGCTCTCAGCAGAAGAACAAGCCGTGCTGCGCGAGATGAAACGCACTTGGCAGCAAGACAACCTGCTACCGGAAGCGCTGGTTAAAGCTCAATCACTTGCAGGTTCAAAATGCGAGCACGCTTGGCGCAGCCAACGTAAAAACAACGATTGGGCGGGCTTTGAGAAAAACTGGGCTGAAGTGGTTAAGCTTTCCCAAGAAGAGGCGCAAATTCGTGCTGACGCCAATGGCACATCTCCCTACGATGCTATGCTCGATCTCTATGAACCCGGCACGAGCTCTGCGTCACTCGATGCGCTTTTTGCCGATGTAAAAACTTGGCTTCCTTCGCTCATCGATAACGTTATCGAAAAGCAGAAATCACGTTCAATACTGTTGCCCAATAGCCACTATCCGGCTGAAAAGCAGAAAGCACTTGGTTTAGAGGTGATGAAGCTGCTGCAATTTGACTTCGAACACGGCCGTTTGGATGAGAGCGCCCACCCATTTTGTGGTGGAGTACCGAGCGATGTGCGCATTACTACCCGTTATAACGAAAGCGAATTTGTACAGTCCTTAATGGGCATTGTTCACGAAACGGGTCATGCACGTTATGAGCAAGGCTTACCTCAAGCCTTCGCAGGCACACCTGCTGGTGAAGCGCGCTCTATGGGCATCCACGAGTCTCAGTCCCTGTTTTTCGAAATGCAGCTTGGCCGCAGCGAAACGTTTGTGGAACACTTATCGCGTCTCGCCTCACATCATTTCCAAGGTGCGGAGTTTGCCAAAGACAACCTGTCAAAAATCTACACCCACGTTGAAAAAGGCTTTATTCGGGTTGATGCGGATGAGCTCACCTACCCCGCTCACGTTATTTTACGCTACGAAATTGAGCGCGATCTGATGAACGGTGTCATCAAACACACCGACGTACCTGAGCTGTGGCATGAAAAAATGCAAGCTTACCTTGGCCTTTCTACTGCTGGCAATTTCACCAATGGCTGCATGCAAGACATTCACTGGACCGATGGCAGCTTTGGCTATTTCCCAAGTTACACATTAGGCGCGATGTATGCGGCGCAATTTATGGCAGCAATGAGAAAGACGGTAGATGTGGACAGCGTGGTTCGTTCTGGCGACTTAACGCCAATCTTCCACTGGTTGTCGAGCAATATCTGGAGCAAAGGCAGTCTTTTAACCACCGACGAACTGGTCAAGGCGGCAACGGGCGAGACATTAAATTCCGAGCACTTTAAGAGTCATTTGGTTTCTCGCTATCTCGGATAAACAAACTTGTAAATTACCATCCTCTGAAGAATAACGTGCTCTCCTTCAGAGGATGGCAACTATGACCTACGCCAGTGTTTCTATTCATCCTCAGGCGATAACTTCACCATCATGCGCCCACGTAGAGTGGTAACCGCTTGTCCAGACAAGCGCACCATTTCTGGATCAATGAGTTCCACATCAACAAGGCCACCTCTTGGAGAAGCTTGATAGGCTTTCATTCGTGTTTTTGCTAACTTGCGCGACCAGTAAACACCAAGCGCACAATGGGCAGATCCCGTCACCGGATCTTCATTCACCCCAACCCAAGGTGCAAAGTAGCGAGAAATAAAATCTATGTCGTCGTCTGCTCTCGCGCTCACCACAATACCTCGGCCTTTAAGTGTTAAGAGCCGGCTAAAGTCGGGGGTTAGTTCCGTCACTTTCGACGCCTCGTCTAAAATCAGCAGCTGCTTAGAGTCAAAAGTTGCAAAATCGAGCACCTCCGAAGCATCAATGCCGAGAGCCTCAAGAAAATCGTCGCGAAGCTCAGTTCCCATCTCCAGCATTGGGGTAGGTAACGACAGGTGAATCGCATCACGATCAAGCTCGGCTGTTAAGATGCCTGACAAAGTATGAAACTCAATCGTCTCGCCCTGAGCATACTGCCCCTGCTCTTTGAGAATATGCGCAGTGGCGAGCGTGCCGTGACCGCACAATCGAACCTCAATCTCTGGCGTAAACCAGCGAAGATTCATCGTATCCAACGATAAAAATGCCGTTTCTGATACCGCCATTTCACGAGCAATAGCCAACATCAGCGACTCATCCAACGCCTGCGCGGTAATGCAGACTCCGGCAGGATTTCCCTTAAACAGTTCACTAGTAAACGCATCGACCTGATAAATATCTACTTCCACTTAAAATCCCTTATTACATTGCTCCCATCAGCGAGCTTTCGCTAAATTTCATTCTCCAGGTGAAATCCCGTAAGGCACCTTCCTGAAGCTTTTCGACATGCAGCTGTTTCTGCTGCAACAACATTGTCTGAGAAGGTTTACTTTTTACAGCATCGATTACAACTTCATCAATTGATCAGAAAACATCTTGCTGGTTAGGATAAGCACCAATACTGTTTATACAAACAGTTAAATGGATACCGTACGCAATGAAATCTCAGTTCTTTCTTAGCCTGCAAGAGTTTATGCATGCCAAGTACTATGCCAATAAAACAATAAAAAGCTATCTGTTCTGGATCAAACGTTATATCGTCTTTCATCAGATGCAACATCCTTCTCGCTTGAATGACGAACAGGTAGAGCAATTTTTAACTCACTTGGCAGTCAAAGAAAAAGTCGCGGCCAAAACACAAGCGCTTGCTCTCAATGCGATTCAATTTTTATACCGTGATTACTTTCGCACACCTCTAAATCAGGATTTGAAATTTAAGCGATCCTTGGTCGATAAAAAACTGCCCGTAGTACTGACCAAAGATGAAATGCGCCGCTTCATGCAGTTCATTGACCCCAAATACAAACTGCACGTAATGCTCCTCTATGGCTCAGGATTGAGAGTCATGGAGTGTGTAAGGCTCAGAGTTCAAGATATTGATTATGACTACGGCGCGATCCGTATTTGGCAAGGTAAAGGCGGAAAAAATCGAACGGTGACATTGGCTAAGGAGCTCCACCCGTTGCTCAAAGAGCAAGAAGCACTGGCACGACGATATTATCAGAAAGATATGATCACACCCGGTTATGCGGGCGTGTGGATGATGAACGCGCTACAGAAAAAACACCCAGGCGCTGAGTTTGAGTTCAACTGGCACTACCTGTTTCCATCAACCAAGCTTTCCATCGATCCTGAAACAGGCTTACAACGCCGGCAACATATCAACGAAGCCGCTTTACAGCGTGCGGTGCGAAGAACTGCTGCCGACGCTGGCATCACAAAGAGCATCACTTGCCACACCTTGCGGCACAGTTTTGCAACTCACTTACTTGAATCAGGCGCTGACATTCGTACCGTGCAAGAGCAGTTAGGACACTCAGATGTCAAAACGACGCATATTCACTCACTTAGAACAATTAATAATGCAAGTTACTGTAAATATTGAGCTTTCATTCTTAACTGTTCAATTTTCCCACCAAAACCACTGTATATACATACATAAATCAGAGCCAAGATTGTCCCATTATTGCCCCATATCGCATACGTGTGCCCCATTTTTGGCCCATTTTAAGTTGCCCACCTTCATGATGGGTTAAAGTGTTACACCATAACAGTGATGAACAATTAAGAAATTACTCTGAATGCAATCTGTCAATCTCGTTACTTCGATGTATCAAGTTCTGTCAGGCTAGCTAGCCTAAATCGGTTCTGCCCCTTTGAGTGTTAGATCTGATACTCGTAACATTTCCACAAATTCTTCTTTGACTTAGCTTATCTAATACTTCGAGTATAAAACACTGCACCTATCAGCTAAGTAACGATTCACTGCTTGAAAAACGAATCAATGGGCATATCATAGTTAAAAATCAGTCAGTTTGGTCGAAATGTATATGCAAGAAGATGATATAACCAGAATCAAGACATCTATGCTTATCTTTGCACTTGAAAAAGCACTAGGTAATTTTGTTCTCGATAAGGAGCACTTAGGTGATCAGCTCTCGGCGGGAACTGTTGATAGTATTATTGAGCGTTCAGAAAAAAAAGGTACGTTAGTTGAAAAAGACCAGATAGCTTTGATCGTACAGGCAAGTTATCTGGGGGAAGTTTTTGACTTTGCTTTGAATGTTGCCATGGGAACTATATGTGAGGAGTATCTAGTATCGCTCAAGACCTTAGCAAACCAACTGAACATTTTTGATATTCGGAATGCGGTTTGTCACCCTAACAACCCTTTCCCTGACTGCTATTGGTATCGTGCAGCGACGATAGCTAGCGATCCCCTTATAGAGAAGCTAGGACTACAAAATGTAACAGAAGCATTAGCATCGGCGGTGGCGGGACAATTGAATGAACCACCTCAAAGCTGGTTCTCAGATGTAAAGTGGGCAATTCCGAATAACCTCCCTAAGATGTTTCCTCATGAAATAACGGGATTACTCGGTAGAGACAAAGAGTTTAAGGAGCTTAACAGGCTTTTGATGCTACCGCGTGAAAACCTCATTACAATCGTCGCGCCAGGAGGCATAGGCAAAACCGCTCTCGCACTCCAATTATTAAAAGATCTTAGTTTAACCCCTTCATTCTCTAAGCATATTGATCGCATTATATTTTGTTCGTTAAAGAATGAGGAGTTAACGGCAGATGGGCTCAGAAATATAGATGCTGTAAGAGATATAGATTCAATAAAAAGTCATATACTCAGTGAGTTAACTGAGTTATATCCTGAGCGCTCATTCTCTTCGTTTGAAGACGTATGTACTGAGCTTAATGATGAGAAGATTCTTCTTTGTATTGACAACTTAGAAACGTTGCTTATCGAGTCCCAAAGCGAATTTCAACAGTTTAACCAAGAGTTACCTCTTAGATGGAAAGTACTCGTAACTAGTCGTGTTTCATTGGGGGCTGGTACATCAGTTCCATTGGAAGCTCTCAAAGAAAAACACTCCGTCGCTCTAGCACGAAACTACTTCAGAAAGCGCGGTGTTATGAACATTCAGCAGAAAACTTTACAACAAATAGCTAAAGCTGCAAACCATAATCCGTTAGCTATTCGATTAACAGTAGACCTATATTTGAAAGGCTATGATATACCCGAGTCTATTCAAAAATCGCAAAAAGATATTGCATCTTTCTCATATAAGAATCTAATCGACGCACTAGATGAAACTGCTGTATCTATCTTGGAAGCGATTTTTGCCCAGCATGTATCTAATAGGCATGAATTATCGGAGCTTCTTGAACTAAGTTATGAATCAGTCGTTGAAGCTGTTAATGAACTAACCAAAACAACTTTGATCACTCGGGAACCGACTTCAGAAGATGTTGATAGCTACAAATTAGCTGATTCTATTCGAGAGTTATTGATTTCTAACCCTCGTAACATAGAGATACGAAAAAAAGTCTCTGAGGAAATTAGAAAGCGTAAGATTGTAATTCAAGAGCTAAGTAATAGACAGAGACAACTAGAAATTGATGAGTTTTCAGATGATTATATAGCCCCTAAAACTGCTGATATTCTTACGATATTGGTGAATGATACCAATAAAGAGCTTAAGAATGGTGCTAACAGTATTAACCTAAGAATGTTAAAAGACAGGTACATCGACCTGTCTAACCAGTTCAGTACAAACGAGGCATTTTGCTTTAACTATTCTCGAATCCTTCATCAACTCGGAGATATGGATAGGGCTAAATCATGCGTACATTCAAAATCTGCAAGATGTCGTATGCAACTAGCTTGGGTCTATTTTAGTGACAACGACTACGAGACAGCGGCAGAACTATACCGTGAGCTATTTACTGAAGGCTACGGTGACAACAATCAGTCTAATCCTAAATTTGCCTATCGTATAAATCGCTATTATTTAACATCCTTACTCTACAGCCAGCAAACAGATGAAGTAATTGAAATCACCAAAGATTGGGAATCTCAACAATATAGAGACCTTTTTGGGGCTATGAGAGCTTCTGCGTTTAAGCGTTCAGTTGAGCACAAAGTTAATCAAGACGCGAAAAGTACCGAAGCGGCACTTCATGAAGCTATAGAGACACTTAAGAAGTTGTTTCACCTTGAGCGCTACTCATATACGAGCAGCGTAGAAGCGTATAGAATTTTCAAAGAAATTAGATATATAGTTTCAAGATCCAATTCATACAGCAAAGACTTCATTAGAGGCTCGTTACAGTTTATAGCCGACCATTTCTTTGACGTATGTGAACTAGCAAAAGTGCCAGAGAAAGAACAAGTGAAAGTGATTCAAGACCTAGACTTAGTCACTATTGATAATAATCCTATCCACTCAATGTCGTGGTTTAAACGAAAAGAAGGAACTCAAGATAGTTCGACTTTACGAACATATGAAAAACAAGGGTATACGATTGTTAAAGTGACCAATATTCCAGACAATGCAGAAGGCGTCTCTCCCTATATTTTTGCTAAGGATAATAATGGGACTACATTCTACCTTAATGTTAAATGTCTAGTCGGAGGCTCTTGGTTAGAATGGGCCAGCTACGAACTAGGTGACAAGCTTGCGATTAAGTATGGTAGGAGTAACAACAATGGAAAAACCTACCCAGCAACTGAGATTATAGAAATATAACTCCAGGTAAACTTGATAATAATTTGTGCCTCTATGACATGGTCGAGGCACTTTCTATTTATCAATTAATTATAGTAATTCGATAGTTACGAAATAAAGTAAAGTGTCTAAGAAACTTTTGTCCGATTGTTAATCACTGTGCTAGCAGGCATAAAGCTCGTTCTAGTCGCGACTAACTAGCGGATGTGTGAGATCGAGTAACAGTTTCTACAATGTTAGGATTGCTCATTAGTCAAAGCAATCCTACACATCAAGGTCAAACTCAACACCAATTGATTGTTCTCAATTCAATCAAAATAAGGATTTACTCTCTTAACCGTCGCTGCAACGATGGCGTTTCTCTGCTCAATTTTACGATCGATACGCTTTCGCTTTTCTTCTGCAGTCAGTTCTTTTGAACGCATAATGAGATCGATTTGGCTATTTAGCTGCCTAACCTGCTTTTGAGTTTCCTTCAGTGGCTTCCTTGCATTGAGAATTTTCCCTCGATCTTCCATCAATTCCCTAGCCCGCTCAAAGCTGCCGTCCTTTCTGTACTCGTTCACCGTCCGATACAACGCTTCTGCTTCTCGCATCATCTTATACATATCATCGAGATACTTTGTTGAGCGAGCACGATCACTTCCTTGATAAACGGATTTAATCACGAGCAAATCTTGAGCTTTTAGGGCAGGTTTTGCACCGTAATCACCCATCTGTCTCGCTACATAATCACTCATCCATAAAGCGTAGCTACCTACCGTTCCTAAATATCCATTGAAAATGTGTTCCAGTTTTTTCGGTGACATTCCGGTAAGCTCACCAATCTCGCGCATGGTGATCGACGTCCGCTCGTTATATCTCGCCTCAGGCATAACGCTTAAATCAGCCATATTCTCAATGGGCTGACCTCTGAACATGGAATAATTAAAGTATGCTTCCACCAGTGGGTTTACTACCTGAGGAACAGGGTTAAGCGCGAATGTGCTCACTAGGTTTCGACCAAATGCATTGCGCAAATCTTCCATGCTATCTTCATAGAATGCTGCATTGACTATGCGCTCAGGGAAAGTGCCAAATAACACGCCAATTTCGAACGGCTTGGGAACGCGCCAATGTTGATCACCAAACCAGAAATGCCAGTTCATGTCCTTGTCCCAATCAGGCAGCTCTTGGTAGCGCTCATCGTTACCATTGATAAGTACGAGAGCGACGGACGCTGCCGCAATCATACCGCCGCGCTGTGCAATCTGGACTGGGTTCGCTTTGGCCTCTCTGGCCAGTTTGCCTAGGCCCTGCAACCGCGCGTTAAAAAACGGCAGCACATCTCCTAAGAACATGGCGACTTTGCTATTCCCATGCAAAGAGAAATCCATCAAGTCTTTTGCTTCAAATACCGCTTGAGCTTTTGTTTTGCCTGCTTTTATTGCGGCTTCATACACGGCCTCACGGCTCGCATTTTCAAGTCCTTCTCCGAACTCAATGTATTTATCCCAACCCTTGCTCAACGCTCCCATCAACTGAGATTTATCGGTGATCAACGAGTTTTGGTATTTGCGAATGTCAGCCTCACTCAACCCTTTGCGTTTTAGGGCTTTCCTTACGCTGTCTGCCATCGCCTGCGGGTCATTACCGTTGACATAGCCTCCGAGAAATGAAGCCCCAGAGAACATCATATCTAAGGTTCCATCCGCTTTTTTAAGGGTCTTCCCTACCCCTCTGAACGAATCAACAATTGGCGTGAAGCCGTCTTTGCTGATGGCCCAAGAGGATAGCGAGTCTCGCAGGAAGTTCCTGAGCATAAAATCAGGTGATACCGTCACTGTTGCGGTTAACAACCTTTTTGCACCTCTAGCCACCTTCATGAATGGATGATTGGTCCTCTCCATGTCGATTTGAGTCATCGCTCTGAAAAGATCGGCATCTGCAACTTTAACCAAGTAGTCCTCTCCCTCTACTTTTACGTGCACAGCATCTGCCGCTTTAAACTGCATCAAGTTCGGTTTCGGTACCACTTCGATAAGATCGGTGTCAGCAAGGTTATAAACCACTTTCTGCATTGCCATATTCTTCATTGAGGCATCAACCAACTTACCTGTGTTAATGAAGATGTTTTCCAGAATGTCGTTTACGTTCTTATCAGAACCCTTGAGCTTTTTGATTTGGGCACTTTGGTTTGCAATCCCTCGCCCTTTCCATGGGCCGATAACGGAATCCAGACCTTTTTCATTGGCTTTATCATCTTGTCGATAGAAAGGAACGTACCACTCACTTTCCCATTCATTGCGGCTGTCTTTATCAATCAATCCCGCATCTTGAGCTAAATCGAGCAACGCCTTGTTCATAGCATTGTATTTTGCTTTCGCCCGCTTGAACGCTTCTTGCTTACCCTCACTGAGCAGGAGTAGTTCATTGATTTCATCCTCACTGAGAAGGTTCTCCCTACCCTGTGTTTTTAACTGCTTCGCTCGATTACCTGCCATCCAAGCAAGCCAATTGTGCAAATCCTTGCCTAATTCATCAAAAATACCGAGCAGACTATCTGCCTCTCCGGTATTGTCTCGTTTCTGAATAATGCCATCTTTCCATTCTGGGATCCCGTAGAGCATCACGGCTTGCATAACCGATGACGATCCCGCGGCTAAACGCGCAGCTACATAGCCACTATCTTCCGCGTTAGTAATTCCCGCCTTATCTTCAGCGTACTTAATAGGGGCTAGTCCATCAAACCAGCCAGTATTGACGCGCTTCATTCTCTCTTGAAAGAGTTCAAACCACTCTGCTTTGCTTTTGCCTACCAGTTCCTTGGTGAATTCTTTCGCCAGTTCAGCTTTAGATTTTTTTGGGCCAAGGCCAAGTTTTTCAGCGAGTTCAGGGGTCAACGTTTGAGAAAATAGAACTCTTGAAAGTCTGGTTTCTGAATTTGCTGCTTCCGGCCGTGTCCTATCTTTCCACTGATTGACCGATTTAATGCGGTCGCTCAGCGTTTGTACAATGTTATACAGCTCAGCCTTAGTCATATCGCTTTGCTTCATCAGACCGACACGCCTTAGCGCATGAGCTATCATTTCAGCAATACGATCTAGCCAGCGCTTTACTGCTGGTCTTTCAATTTCTGCAGCATGCGCAAGTACCTCTTCGACTTGATCAATAGCGTTAAAGCCTTGGTAGTTAGCCTCTATGTGCGTCCACAATTCTTTAAGATGTGGCGATTCTTTGGCTCTGGCGATCCGCTCCATAATCTTCATGTATTCCATATCGCCAACCACGGCGCGAAGTCCGTGGTGCACCAGTACTTCATGACGAAGCTTTTGACGCAAATCCTTTGGACTTTCGATGTTATCAGCAACGACAACCGCGAGCCGTTTTGCATCGCTGTAAAGTGCACCAACAATAGAGTTTTCAAAACTGACGCCGAGCATAGCTTCAGCTTCTGCCTGTGTTTTCACTACCTCTATGCTAACGCCTGCTCCACCTTTGTATTCTTTCAGCCACTGATCGGCAGCAAGCGTAGCCTCTTTTACTGACATCCCCTTAGCTGGGATATGCGATAAAACACTTTCCCGACTATATAGAATGATGTTTTTTCCGTTCTGCTTGTGCTTGATGGTTTTAAAGAACTTATCAAATGCTGGGGCTATGGTTTTTTCCAACTCTTCTTTTGTTGGGTAGGCATATTCTAAATCGGGATCGTCGCCATATTTCTGGTACCACTCTTCTTGAGAAATGATGTTAGCCAAATAATCGTTGGTAATGTTCTTGCCCGAATTTTTATCAATTACATATGATTCAAATGACCTTGCCATCATTTCTACCATTGTTGACCAATATGGCTTGCTCTTCATGCGATCTAGAATTTGCGAACGGTCACGTAGGCCAGTGTCACTAACTGCAGATCGCAACTCGGCAAAAGCTTCAGCCATTTCTGGTCTAATCTCTCCCTTCATATCAGTTTTGTGCTGTGCATCACTAGCATATTCACTGTACTGAACTCCGGATTGCTTTCCAAAGTAGTTATCCAGCGCGTGGAACCATTCGTGCGCCAATGACCCTGCGCCTTGTGTTTTTGTCAGATTAATGACCACAAGATCAGGCTCATAGTGTGCTTTGGCTTTTCCGCTCCCCCTAGCTCCGAATGCAAGGCCAAGTTGACCGTTTAGGGAAATAGCTCGAGGAGGAATATTAATAAGTTCAGCTAAATCAATGAGTGAATCATAGGCATCATTGAGTTCCGCTTGACGTCTTGAACCTTCAACCCAATTACCAAACTGAACACCTCGGAATCCAAACGTATCAGAGAAATTCTCAGGAGTTACGTTCTCATTTCTTCGTTCAACCCCACTTCGATCTCTATTCTTTTTGTTTCGCTGTTCTTTCGAAGATTTTTTCCGTATTTCAATAACCTGATTTTCTAAGTCAGTCCGATTAGCCACCAGATACTCACGGGCTATTTTGCCTTCGGAAAAACCGTCCTTGATTGAAATAATTTCTTTACCCGCAGATAGTCCAATGAAGTACTCCGAGTTTTTACCAGGCACACGACGACGATACACATCAATATTTGCTTTTCGTTTGCCCAAGGTAGCATTTGCTGTCACTCCACTCTCGATGATGGTTTTGATTTGCTGAACTGCCTGATCTTGGGTTTCAAAGTATTCAGAGATTGTTCGCTTAGTATTGAGATCAATGACGTGGTAGAGAGTTTTCGGCGGGTCGAATCTCTGTCCACCCGCAAGAGAATAGTGACCAGAGCTAACTCTATAATTTGTTAGCAATTCAACTTGTTCTGGTTCCAGACTCTTCGCCAATCGCATAAGATCAGGAACATCGCTCATGCTGCTAGGTAGCTTCAACTGAGATAAATCGATATCGCCTCTTGCAAGAATTCTAGATAAATTTAATCCAGATTTGATAGCCATTGCCCAGCGGTCCAGTTTGTAACCTTTTCGTGGTTTCGCGCTAGATAGACGATTTCGAACAATCGCTAATGCCGCTGCTGTCTCTGCAGAAGTCCCTTCTGTAATCAGTTTCTTAACATCTGGCTTTGGCCAACTTTTAGAGAGTGGTTGGCTAATGATGTCTCGTTCATTTTGCTCTTGCTCTAACACTTGCCCTAGCGAGCCCAATTGATGCTTTTTAGCGCCGTGCAACACCTCGCCAAAGTCTTCAATTTTCTGCGTAGGTTTTGCGACATTGCCCTCATCTTCTTCAGTGACGAAAGGTGCTTCAGATATTTCTCTTAACTCACTCTCCATAATTTGCTGAACTTGAGGGAGTGACGCAGGGTTTCCGTCAAGTTCTAACACTGTGCCTTTGGACGAGTCGCTCAGAAGCGTATTCATTCTTTTGAGTGATTGAGTTATCTCGTTCTCATTGAAGTTTCTAGCTTGCTCATCAGATACGTATGTTTTGAATAATTTTTCCACCTGTTCTCGGCGGCGAATATTATCAGGATCATTCGCTTCTCTTTCAGCCCGCTCTCTAGCCTTCTCACGATAGGCCATAATGCGCTTTTCATGATTTTGAAATTCGGCAAGAACGGCTTCAGTATCAAACCCCTTAGCATGTTGGAGCTTTTTCCTTAGTCTTTTCGTCAATGAACTCGTTTTTTGTGGAATACCTTCGAAATCCCGTATTGGCTTGATTCCTTGC
The Vibrio navarrensis DNA segment above includes these coding regions:
- a CDS encoding carboxypeptidase M32, translated to MNAFQQLVEHSKKVANFQHLSSIIGWDQAAVMPSGGAEARSNAMAELEVHIHSLMTQPHLADLFDQAQELPLSAEEQAVLREMKRTWQQDNLLPEALVKAQSLAGSKCEHAWRSQRKNNDWAGFEKNWAEVVKLSQEEAQIRADANGTSPYDAMLDLYEPGTSSASLDALFADVKTWLPSLIDNVIEKQKSRSILLPNSHYPAEKQKALGLEVMKLLQFDFEHGRLDESAHPFCGGVPSDVRITTRYNESEFVQSLMGIVHETGHARYEQGLPQAFAGTPAGEARSMGIHESQSLFFEMQLGRSETFVEHLSRLASHHFQGAEFAKDNLSKIYTHVEKGFIRVDADELTYPAHVILRYEIERDLMNGVIKHTDVPELWHEKMQAYLGLSTAGNFTNGCMQDIHWTDGSFGYFPSYTLGAMYAAQFMAAMRKTVDVDSVVRSGDLTPIFHWLSSNIWSKGSLLTTDELVKAATGETLNSEHFKSHLVSRYLG
- a CDS encoding PhzF family phenazine biosynthesis protein, whose product is MEVDIYQVDAFTSELFKGNPAGVCITAQALDESLMLAIAREMAVSETAFLSLDTMNLRWFTPEIEVRLCGHGTLATAHILKEQGQYAQGETIEFHTLSGILTAELDRDAIHLSLPTPMLEMGTELRDDFLEALGIDASEVLDFATFDSKQLLILDEASKVTELTPDFSRLLTLKGRGIVVSARADDDIDFISRYFAPWVGVNEDPVTGSAHCALGVYWSRKLAKTRMKAYQASPRGGLVDVELIDPEMVRLSGQAVTTLRGRMMVKLSPEDE
- a CDS encoding integron integrase yields the protein MKSQFFLSLQEFMHAKYYANKTIKSYLFWIKRYIVFHQMQHPSRLNDEQVEQFLTHLAVKEKVAAKTQALALNAIQFLYRDYFRTPLNQDLKFKRSLVDKKLPVVLTKDEMRRFMQFIDPKYKLHVMLLYGSGLRVMECVRLRVQDIDYDYGAIRIWQGKGGKNRTVTLAKELHPLLKEQEALARRYYQKDMITPGYAGVWMMNALQKKHPGAEFEFNWHYLFPSTKLSIDPETGLQRRQHINEAALQRAVRRTAADAGITKSITCHTLRHSFATHLLESGADIRTVQEQLGHSDVKTTHIHSLRTINNASYCKY
- a CDS encoding NB-ARC domain-containing protein, translated to MQEDDITRIKTSMLIFALEKALGNFVLDKEHLGDQLSAGTVDSIIERSEKKGTLVEKDQIALIVQASYLGEVFDFALNVAMGTICEEYLVSLKTLANQLNIFDIRNAVCHPNNPFPDCYWYRAATIASDPLIEKLGLQNVTEALASAVAGQLNEPPQSWFSDVKWAIPNNLPKMFPHEITGLLGRDKEFKELNRLLMLPRENLITIVAPGGIGKTALALQLLKDLSLTPSFSKHIDRIIFCSLKNEELTADGLRNIDAVRDIDSIKSHILSELTELYPERSFSSFEDVCTELNDEKILLCIDNLETLLIESQSEFQQFNQELPLRWKVLVTSRVSLGAGTSVPLEALKEKHSVALARNYFRKRGVMNIQQKTLQQIAKAANHNPLAIRLTVDLYLKGYDIPESIQKSQKDIASFSYKNLIDALDETAVSILEAIFAQHVSNRHELSELLELSYESVVEAVNELTKTTLITREPTSEDVDSYKLADSIRELLISNPRNIEIRKKVSEEIRKRKIVIQELSNRQRQLEIDEFSDDYIAPKTADILTILVNDTNKELKNGANSINLRMLKDRYIDLSNQFSTNEAFCFNYSRILHQLGDMDRAKSCVHSKSARCRMQLAWVYFSDNDYETAAELYRELFTEGYGDNNQSNPKFAYRINRYYLTSLLYSQQTDEVIEITKDWESQQYRDLFGAMRASAFKRSVEHKVNQDAKSTEAALHEAIETLKKLFHLERYSYTSSVEAYRIFKEIRYIVSRSNSYSKDFIRGSLQFIADHFFDVCELAKVPEKEQVKVIQDLDLVTIDNNPIHSMSWFKRKEGTQDSSTLRTYEKQGYTIVKVTNIPDNAEGVSPYIFAKDNNGTTFYLNVKCLVGGSWLEWASYELGDKLAIKYGRSNNNGKTYPATEIIEI